Proteins found in one Campylobacter concisus genomic segment:
- the hypB gene encoding hydrogenase nickel incorporation protein HypB, with product MCKDCGCSMGNHAHVHTHANGTTHSHPHTHDGHTDHAHDAHEHSHEAHAHPVLNESKTIDVIEKILSENDKEAAHNRAHLDEKKILCVNLMSSPGAGKTTLLEATIKAGKFKIGVVEGDLETNQDADRIVKAGAKAHQISTGQTCHLDAFMVHEGLHHLPLNELDLVFIENVGNLVCPASYDVGSHFNAVLLSVPEGDDKVSKYPVMFRAADVLLITKASLAPHFDFDIERVKNDARKLNPKVDIFVIDSKTGEGIDKWISYLEFKKELR from the coding sequence ATGTGTAAAGATTGCGGTTGTTCAATGGGTAATCACGCCCACGTTCACACTCACGCTAATGGCACCACTCACTCGCACCCACACACTCATGATGGACATACAGATCACGCTCATGACGCACATGAGCATAGCCATGAGGCTCACGCACACCCTGTGCTAAACGAGAGCAAAACCATAGACGTGATAGAGAAAATTCTCTCTGAAAACGATAAAGAGGCCGCCCACAATAGAGCTCATCTTGATGAGAAAAAGATACTTTGTGTAAATTTGATGAGTAGCCCAGGCGCTGGTAAGACCACGCTTCTTGAGGCTACGATAAAGGCTGGTAAGTTTAAAATAGGCGTTGTTGAGGGCGATCTTGAAACCAATCAAGATGCCGACCGTATAGTAAAAGCTGGCGCAAAAGCTCATCAGATAAGTACAGGTCAGACCTGTCACTTGGATGCATTTATGGTGCATGAAGGGCTTCATCACCTGCCACTAAACGAGCTTGATCTAGTCTTTATAGAAAATGTTGGAAATTTAGTCTGTCCTGCAAGCTACGACGTTGGCTCACATTTTAATGCTGTGCTTCTTTCAGTGCCAGAGGGCGATGATAAGGTGAGCAAATATCCAGTGATGTTTAGGGCTGCTGATGTGCTTCTCATCACAAAAGCTTCGCTTGCACCACACTTTGACTTTGACATCGAGCGAGTGAAAAATGACGCTAGAAAGCTAAATCCAAAGGTTGACATCTTTGTGATAGACAGCAAAACAGGTGAGGGCATTGATAAATGGATAAGTTATTTGGAATTTAAAAAAGAGCTAAGATAA
- the mltG gene encoding endolytic transglycosylase MltG, producing the protein MIKNFIKKPYLDIFFDIVAIIFLSIFVYLARPINTSKVVFIPKGSVGEIISYLANRNFNLSVIDKYAILFIGSPQSGWIEIGQDKISRVDFLKKLAKSKAALTEITLIPGETTIVFLNQIATQLGLDPVKLNGEYNALAPVSDGFLMPNTYKIPIGISERHLAFYLVNSSRKAQSEISNKIFGEYNEKKWFKILTIASIIQKEAANDAEMPLVASIIYNRLNKGMRLQMDGTLNYGIYSHDVITAERIRSDMSEFNTYLNDGIPPSPVCSVSISAIKAAINPAKSDYLYFVLDKKVKKHIFSKTLSEHNQNIGK; encoded by the coding sequence ATGATAAAAAATTTTATTAAAAAGCCATATTTAGACATTTTTTTTGATATCGTAGCCATCATTTTCCTAAGTATTTTTGTCTATTTGGCACGCCCTATAAACACAAGCAAGGTCGTTTTTATACCAAAGGGAAGTGTGGGCGAGATTATATCTTATTTAGCTAATCGCAACTTTAACTTAAGCGTGATAGACAAGTACGCCATACTTTTTATCGGCTCTCCGCAATCTGGCTGGATAGAGATCGGTCAAGATAAAATTTCAAGGGTTGATTTTTTAAAAAAACTTGCAAAATCAAAAGCGGCTTTAACCGAGATAACGCTAATACCAGGCGAAACGACTATCGTTTTTTTAAACCAGATCGCCACCCAGCTAGGACTTGATCCAGTTAAGCTAAATGGCGAATATAACGCTCTTGCTCCAGTGAGTGATGGCTTTTTGATGCCAAATACATATAAAATTCCAATAGGCATCAGCGAAAGGCACCTTGCTTTTTATCTTGTAAATTCATCAAGAAAGGCTCAAAGCGAAATCAGCAATAAAATTTTTGGCGAATACAATGAGAAAAAATGGTTTAAAATTTTAACGATCGCTTCGATCATTCAAAAAGAAGCGGCGAATGATGCCGAGATGCCACTTGTCGCCTCAATCATTTATAACCGCCTAAATAAAGGCATGAGGCTGCAAATGGATGGCACACTAAACTATGGAATTTATTCACACGATGTGATCACGGCTGAGCGCATAAGAAGCGATATGAGCGAGTTTAATACATATCTAAACGACGGCATTCCGCCAAGTCCAGTCTGCTCGGTCTCAATAAGCGCGATCAAAGCGGCGATAAATCCTGCAAAGAGCGATTATTTATACTTTGTGCTTGACAAAAAGGTGAAAAAACACATTTTTTCAAAAACCTTAAGCGAGCACAACCAAAATATAGGAAAATAG
- the hypA gene encoding hydrogenase maturation nickel metallochaperone HypA gives MHELSIVQNLVSLCEKNAAKENAKEISKIEIKVGRLSGVEPHYLQSAFDVYKAGTICENAELVINLQGIVVECLDCGFGGELNENDFTCPKCKSQNLKVTDGEDMYLMRLEMK, from the coding sequence ATGCACGAGCTTAGTATCGTTCAAAATTTAGTTAGCCTTTGCGAGAAAAACGCCGCCAAAGAAAATGCCAAAGAGATAAGCAAGATCGAGATAAAGGTCGGCCGTTTAAGTGGAGTGGAGCCACACTATTTGCAGAGCGCTTTTGATGTTTATAAGGCTGGTACGATCTGTGAAAACGCTGAGCTTGTCATAAATTTACAAGGCATTGTTGTAGAGTGTTTGGATTGCGGATTTGGCGGAGAGCTTAATGAAAATGACTTCACCTGTCCAAAGTGCAAAAGCCAAAATTTAAAGGTAACTGACGGCGAGGATATGTATCTGATGCGCCTTGAGATGAAGTAA
- a CDS encoding NADP-dependent isocitrate dehydrogenase, which produces MSDIIWTKTDEAPLFASYSLFPIVKSFLSRADISITRADISLAGRILSAFSKELGLNKADELELLGELTSHKEANIIKLPNISATLVQLKAAIEELRSKGINVPFYPDEIITDYDEEIAKKYQKVLGSAVNPVLRQGNSDRRVLPPVKEFAKKHPHSNGDWNKTNKTKICYMQKGDFYENERSIIASKDEKFYVNFISKEGKKELLKELAIQSGEIVDATYLSVDELDKFYESCFEEAKKENLTLSLHLKCTMMKVSDPVIFAYAIKSYFKEVFELFGEEFKAHGVEAKNGLKDMFSKISTLKNKDEILAKFDEIFSKKAKIWALNENASNFDVPNDVIIDASVPALIRNSGKVKDRSGELNFSLCMIPDRTYARVYEACVADFKEHGALDVSKIGSVANVGLMAKKAEEYGSHDKTFIAKEDGEFVVFDEAGENVFKFSVKKGDIFRMTQAKEDAINAWFELALKRGEISKDELIFWLDNSRAHDRNLIAKFERFKEKFASAGVKFEILNYEQATTKTLSLIRAGKNIISVTGNVLRDYLTDLFPIFELGGSSKMLSVVPLLAGGAMFETGAGGTAPTLVKELKEKNHLLWDSLGEFLALSASLEHLAFVKQKKEAKELSDALNRAVASYLDENKTPNATLDTRESHFYLALFWAREMAKSGGILSKIFENLADELEKNESKILKEIRQNDGASVEFGGYYLPDEVRANEVMRPSKILNQIIG; this is translated from the coding sequence ATGAGTGACATTATCTGGACCAAAACTGACGAAGCACCGCTATTTGCAAGCTACTCTCTCTTTCCTATCGTAAAGAGCTTTTTATCACGCGCTGACATTAGCATAACTAGGGCCGATATTAGCCTGGCTGGGAGAATTTTATCTGCTTTTAGCAAAGAGCTTGGACTAAATAAGGCCGATGAGCTGGAGCTTTTAGGCGAGCTGACCAGTCACAAAGAGGCAAATATTATAAAGTTGCCAAACATCTCAGCCACGCTCGTTCAGCTAAAAGCAGCGATAGAGGAGCTTAGAAGCAAAGGCATAAACGTGCCTTTTTATCCAGATGAGATCATCACAGACTACGACGAAGAGATCGCTAAAAAATACCAAAAAGTGCTTGGCAGTGCGGTTAATCCAGTTCTTAGACAAGGAAACTCAGATAGAAGAGTCTTGCCTCCGGTTAAAGAATTTGCCAAAAAACATCCTCACAGCAATGGTGACTGGAACAAGACAAATAAGACAAAAATTTGCTATATGCAAAAGGGCGACTTTTATGAGAATGAGCGCTCTATTATCGCTAGTAAAGATGAGAAATTTTATGTAAATTTCATAAGTAAAGAGGGCAAAAAAGAGCTTTTAAAAGAGCTTGCCATCCAAAGCGGCGAAATAGTTGACGCTACATATTTAAGCGTAGATGAGCTAGATAAATTTTATGAAAGCTGTTTTGAAGAGGCAAAAAAAGAGAATTTGACCTTGAGCCTACACCTAAAATGCACGATGATGAAAGTTAGCGATCCAGTCATCTTTGCGTATGCGATAAAAAGCTATTTTAAAGAGGTTTTTGAGCTGTTTGGTGAAGAGTTTAAAGCTCACGGCGTGGAGGCTAAAAACGGACTAAAAGATATGTTTTCTAAAATTTCAACTCTTAAAAATAAAGATGAAATTTTGGCTAAATTTGATGAAATTTTTAGCAAAAAGGCAAAAATTTGGGCACTAAATGAAAATGCTAGCAACTTTGACGTGCCAAATGACGTCATCATTGACGCCTCTGTGCCAGCACTCATTAGAAACTCTGGTAAGGTGAAAGATAGAAGCGGCGAGCTAAATTTCTCGCTTTGCATGATCCCAGATAGGACCTACGCTAGGGTTTATGAGGCTTGCGTAGCGGACTTTAAGGAGCATGGCGCGCTTGATGTGAGCAAGATCGGTAGCGTGGCAAATGTGGGGCTAATGGCTAAAAAGGCTGAGGAGTACGGCAGCCACGATAAGACTTTTATCGCAAAAGAAGACGGAGAATTTGTAGTTTTTGATGAGGCAGGCGAGAACGTTTTTAAATTTAGCGTCAAAAAGGGCGACATTTTTAGGATGACTCAGGCTAAAGAAGACGCGATAAATGCGTGGTTTGAGCTTGCTTTAAAAAGAGGCGAAATCTCAAAAGATGAGCTTATTTTTTGGCTAGATAACAGCCGTGCACATGATAGAAATTTGATAGCTAAATTTGAAAGATTTAAAGAGAAATTTGCTAGCGCTGGCGTAAAATTTGAAATTTTAAACTACGAGCAAGCAACCACAAAAACGCTTAGCTTGATAAGAGCTGGCAAAAACATTATAAGCGTAACTGGTAACGTTTTAAGAGATTATTTAACCGATCTTTTCCCGATCTTTGAGCTAGGCGGCAGCTCAAAAATGCTCTCAGTTGTGCCGCTACTTGCTGGTGGAGCGATGTTTGAAACAGGTGCTGGCGGAACGGCCCCAACGCTTGTAAAAGAGCTAAAAGAGAAGAACCATCTACTTTGGGATAGTCTCGGCGAGTTTTTAGCGCTTAGTGCTTCGCTTGAACATCTAGCGTTTGTTAAGCAAAAAAAAGAGGCAAAAGAGCTAAGTGATGCGCTAAATAGAGCGGTTGCTAGCTATTTGGACGAAAACAAAACGCCAAATGCCACTCTTGATACCAGGGAGTCGCACTTTTATCTGGCACTATTTTGGGCAAGAGAAATGGCAAAAAGTGGCGGGATTTTAAGCAAAATTTTTGAAAATTTAGCAGACGAGCTAGAAAAAAATGAGAGCAAAATTTTAAAAGAGATAAGACAAAATGATGGTGCAAGCGTGGAATTTGGCGGATATTATTTGCCAGATGAAGTGAGGGCAAATGAGGTCATGAGACCAAGTAAAATTTTAAATCAAATAATAGGATGA
- a CDS encoding HypC/HybG/HupF family hydrogenase formation chaperone, giving the protein MCLSIPSKVIEIDENNVATVETLGVTRKVSLDLISEEVKVGEYVLIHVGYAMQKIDTQFALESLEVYQKIADDMNAGKI; this is encoded by the coding sequence ATGTGCCTCTCAATCCCTTCAAAAGTAATAGAAATAGATGAAAATAACGTTGCCACCGTTGAGACATTGGGCGTTACTAGAAAGGTAAGCCTAGATCTCATCTCTGAAGAAGTAAAAGTTGGCGAATATGTGCTAATCCACGTTGGATACGCTATGCAAAAGATCGATACGCAGTTTGCGCTTGAGAGCTTAGAGGTCTATCAAAAGATCGCTGATGATATGAACGCGGGGAAAATTTGA
- a CDS encoding AsmA-like C-terminal domain-containing protein produces MEQLYIKLDKKIIARAKQIRLPNFKKESKQKSSDERLLNLSKSVDFIDTIFQEISLENVQVGDDFKLKILFLDDIFFVDSPYLNVDIKFQNEQQDGIDLFSVRNLSFKDFNVSISGEGSADFDKNDYKFEGNFTSHELHGKLNFALKDTFLTYKAYDVEAGSIKNFIDELDRRIELNSEVKNWIYGYIVADDYELKEINGKADLAKNNFYLNDLNATANTKNLLVKFEKGLPAVNVGEANITLKNSKLKFDLISPIYKGKKLDGSSVVINNIFDEKSANLELFIKTKSIYDEAINEILKAYKIIVPVRQLSGKMDASLKILIKLDEKSLENFDEKSVIANGEFKLSDAILEIAGSKFNTKNALVKLINTINLSIDATGFGLDFFKANAKADINLQKSTGEIKGVIESFDLKEKNDEILVFKNEPFNAFLDFSKADETLLKIEPFGLDMSFGSESKIATKNSKFFIESSPVLKENGVHGFDELSIKSKDFTDLEIFAKEANFDLPFLDKNGSKYENDDLKILVSKAGVKVDSASKKLSLDIKEKAINVKTKDLNLLVLDDNKTSEQSTPLELLAKNGDIILRDLNKTLPFASFSAEKKGKSTSLNGLAKQGRVGYFSDEKSINLDATDISGEFINDLFGIKSFEGGKFRLKMLGENSKNFKAEVRFFGTYLKDYIFYQRLLSFLNSVPSLLSFKTPDFNDKGFTVKNGKILLTRKGDVIEFLAIEMIGTSADIGGRGTIDLKSKKINIDLELKLLKDASSIIDKIPLVNQIILGKDRSLSTVIAIRGTTDKPEYSTQILQDALLSPLKIIRNVIQAPFLIFE; encoded by the coding sequence TTGGAGCAATTATATATAAAATTAGATAAAAAAATAATTGCAAGAGCAAAGCAGATAAGGCTTCCAAATTTTAAGAAAGAGAGCAAGCAAAAAAGCAGCGACGAGCGCCTTTTAAACCTTAGTAAAAGCGTAGATTTTATAGATACGATTTTTCAAGAAATTTCACTTGAAAATGTGCAAGTAGGAGATGATTTTAAACTAAAAATTCTATTTTTAGATGATATATTTTTTGTTGATAGCCCTTATTTAAATGTGGATATTAAATTCCAAAACGAACAGCAAGACGGAATAGATCTTTTTAGTGTTAGAAATTTAAGCTTTAAGGATTTTAACGTCAGCATTAGCGGCGAAGGAAGTGCAGATTTTGATAAAAATGACTATAAATTTGAGGGAAATTTCACCTCTCATGAGCTGCATGGCAAGCTAAATTTTGCCCTAAAAGATACATTTTTAACTTACAAAGCTTATGATGTCGAGGCTGGAAGTATCAAAAACTTCATTGACGAGCTTGATAGACGCATAGAGCTAAATAGTGAAGTTAAAAACTGGATATATGGATACATCGTTGCTGATGATTACGAGCTTAAAGAGATAAATGGCAAGGCTGATCTAGCTAAAAATAACTTTTATCTAAATGATCTAAATGCCACCGCAAATACTAAAAATTTGCTCGTTAAATTTGAAAAAGGCTTGCCAGCCGTAAATGTAGGTGAGGCAAATATCACGCTTAAAAACTCAAAGCTTAAATTTGATCTTATTTCGCCTATTTACAAGGGCAAAAAGCTTGATGGCTCAAGCGTTGTGATAAATAATATCTTTGATGAAAAAAGCGCAAATTTAGAGCTTTTTATAAAGACAAAATCGATCTATGATGAAGCTATAAATGAGATATTAAAAGCCTATAAAATCATCGTGCCAGTAAGGCAGCTTAGCGGAAAAATGGATGCTAGCTTAAAAATTTTGATAAAGCTTGATGAGAAAAGCTTAGAAAATTTTGATGAAAAAAGCGTCATTGCAAATGGAGAATTTAAGCTAAGTGACGCGATTTTAGAGATTGCTGGAAGTAAATTTAATACCAAAAATGCTCTCGTAAAGCTTATAAATACGATAAATTTAAGCATCGATGCTACTGGCTTTGGGCTTGACTTTTTCAAGGCAAATGCCAAGGCTGATATAAATTTACAAAAAAGTACTGGCGAGATAAAAGGCGTGATAGAAAGCTTTGATCTAAAAGAAAAAAATGATGAAATTTTAGTCTTTAAAAATGAGCCATTTAACGCATTTTTGGACTTTAGCAAGGCTGATGAAACTTTGCTTAAGATAGAGCCATTTGGGCTTGATATGAGCTTTGGCAGTGAAAGTAAAATAGCAACAAAAAATAGTAAATTTTTCATAGAGAGCTCGCCTGTTTTGAAGGAAAATGGAGTGCATGGTTTTGATGAGCTTAGCATAAAAAGCAAGGATTTTACTGATCTTGAAATTTTTGCCAAAGAGGCAAACTTTGATTTGCCGTTTTTAGATAAAAATGGCTCAAAATATGAAAACGATGATCTTAAAATTTTAGTCTCAAAAGCTGGTGTGAAGGTAGATAGTGCAAGTAAAAAGCTAAGCCTAGACATAAAAGAAAAAGCCATAAACGTAAAAACTAAAGATCTAAATTTGCTAGTGCTTGACGATAACAAAACCAGCGAGCAAAGCACGCCGCTTGAGCTTTTAGCAAAAAATGGCGATATCATTTTAAGGGATCTAAACAAGACTTTGCCATTTGCTAGCTTTAGCGCCGAGAAAAAGGGCAAAAGCACCTCGCTAAACGGACTAGCAAAGCAAGGCAGAGTTGGATATTTTAGCGATGAGAAAAGCATAAATTTAGACGCAACTGATATAAGCGGCGAATTTATCAACGACCTTTTTGGCATCAAGAGCTTTGAGGGCGGTAAATTTCGCCTAAAAATGCTTGGAGAAAACTCTAAAAATTTCAAGGCTGAGGTGAGATTTTTTGGCACGTATCTAAAAGACTACATCTTTTATCAAAGGCTTTTAAGCTTTTTAAACTCGGTGCCGTCGCTTCTTAGCTTTAAAACGCCTGACTTTAACGACAAAGGTTTTACTGTTAAAAACGGCAAAATTTTACTTACTAGAAAAGGCGACGTGATCGAGTTTTTAGCGATTGAGATGATAGGCACGAGCGCAGATATCGGCGGACGTGGCACTATCGATCTAAAGAGCAAAAAGATAAACATCGACCTTGAGCTAAAGTTACTAAAAGACGCTAGCAGTATCATTGATAAAATTCCACTGGTAAATCAAATAATCCTTGGCAAGGACCGCTCGCTCTCAACAGTCATCGCCATACGAGGCACTACCGATAAGCCTGAGTACTCGACGCAGATCCTGCAAGACGCCCTGCTTTCACCACTAAAGATAATAAGAAACGTGATTCAGGCTCCGTTTTTGATATTTGAGTAG
- a CDS encoding GDYXXLXY domain-containing protein: MKIKVLIVAVVFQISLIGIMLGYALMPLYFGQEVRVRVNLYDPRDLFRGNYVDLNYEFSNFHSRNFDENDKDDRYIDQYDDRVRDGARVYAVLKPDVNGTYSFEKFSVSKPENGVFLAGRYDGYSLVKYGIEHFYMSPDSAANTEDEMREEDVDAYAVLMVMDNGKARLKDLIIQKNAQKNSKKLLGDENFDKLDEIRQKE, from the coding sequence ATGAAGATAAAAGTATTAATAGTAGCTGTAGTTTTTCAAATTTCGCTTATTGGCATTATGCTTGGCTACGCGCTTATGCCGCTTTATTTTGGACAAGAGGTAAGAGTAAGGGTAAATCTTTATGATCCAAGAGATCTTTTTCGCGGAAACTATGTTGATTTAAACTATGAATTTTCAAATTTTCATTCAAGAAATTTTGACGAAAATGATAAAGATGACCGCTATATCGACCAATACGATGATAGAGTAAGAGATGGGGCTAGAGTTTATGCTGTTTTAAAGCCAGATGTTAATGGTACTTACAGCTTTGAAAAATTTAGTGTAAGCAAGCCAGAAAATGGAGTGTTTTTAGCTGGTAGATATGACGGCTACTCGCTCGTAAAATACGGCATAGAGCACTTTTATATGTCACCTGATAGTGCAGCTAATACTGAAGATGAAATGAGAGAAGAAGACGTTGATGCGTATGCTGTTTTGATGGTGATGGATAATGGCAAAGCTAGACTAAAGGATCTAATAATCCAAAAGAATGCCCAAAAAAATAGTAAAAAACTACTTGGTGATGAAAATTTTGATAAGTTGGATGAGATTAGGCAAAAAGAGTAA
- the hypD gene encoding hydrogenase formation protein HypD yields the protein MDLINDFRDKNLILALSKLIKKESTKPLSIMEICGGHTHSIMKFALPSLVGEHINFVHGPGCPVCVMPKSRIDEACKLASMENVIFCTLADMLRVPGSKTSLQKLRGEGHDIRALYTPLDALNIAKQNPDKKVIFFAIGFETTTPMSANLVEKVVQEGIKNLYFHINHVTVPAPVRAIMSDENVRIDAFLGPSHVSVITGSKIYKELANEFKRPIAISGFEPLDIMASVLNLVRQQNAGTYEVYNEYARAVKEEGNLKAKELIAKYFEPCDFVWRGLGEIAQSGMKLKDEFAYLDARVQFDCSIESAGESKACICGQILRGLAKPTECKVFGKVCNPQNPIGSCMVSSEGACAAYFKYARVG from the coding sequence ATGGATCTTATCAATGACTTTCGCGATAAAAATTTAATCCTAGCCCTTTCAAAACTCATAAAAAAAGAGAGCACAAAGCCCCTAAGTATCATGGAAATTTGTGGCGGCCATACGCATAGCATTATGAAATTTGCACTGCCAAGCTTAGTTGGAGAGCATATAAATTTCGTCCACGGCCCAGGCTGTCCAGTTTGTGTGATGCCAAAGAGCCGCATAGACGAGGCCTGTAAGCTAGCTAGCATGGAGAATGTGATCTTTTGCACGCTAGCTGACATGCTAAGAGTGCCTGGCTCAAAGACAAGCTTGCAAAAGCTTCGCGGCGAGGGACACGACATAAGAGCACTTTACACGCCACTTGATGCGCTAAATATAGCTAAGCAAAATCCAGACAAAAAGGTCATATTTTTTGCGATCGGATTTGAAACTACAACGCCAATGAGCGCAAATTTAGTTGAAAAAGTGGTGCAAGAGGGCATTAAAAATTTATATTTTCACATAAATCACGTAACAGTCCCAGCTCCAGTTAGAGCTATAATGAGCGATGAAAACGTGAGGATAGACGCATTTTTAGGCCCAAGCCACGTAAGCGTCATCACTGGAAGTAAAATTTACAAAGAGCTAGCAAATGAGTTTAAAAGACCAATCGCCATTAGTGGTTTTGAGCCGCTTGATATCATGGCAAGTGTTCTAAATTTAGTCCGTCAGCAAAACGCAGGCACTTATGAAGTCTATAACGAGTACGCAAGGGCGGTCAAAGAAGAGGGTAACCTCAAGGCAAAAGAGCTTATCGCTAAGTATTTTGAGCCTTGCGACTTTGTCTGGAGAGGTCTTGGCGAGATAGCGCAAAGCGGCATGAAACTAAAAGATGAGTTTGCCTACCTTGACGCCAGAGTGCAGTTTGACTGCAGCATAGAGAGCGCTGGCGAGAGCAAGGCTTGCATTTGTGGGCAAATTTTAAGAGGGCTAGCAAAGCCAACAGAGTGCAAAGTCTTTGGCAAGGTTTGCAACCCGCAAAATCCGATAGGATCGTGCATGGTCTCAAGCGAGGGCGCTTGTGCGGCATATTTTAAATACGCAAGAGTTGGTTAA
- the hypE gene encoding hydrogenase expression/formation protein HypE, translated as MKKIMLSHGGGGEEMNSLINETIFKIFDNEILRQSNDSAILNLNGKIAFSSDSFVVTPIFFNGGDIGKIAACGTINDLAMVGASAKYLSCSLIIEEGLSIEELERVLGSLAKTCKDSGVSVVCGDTKVVPKGKCDKIFINTAGIGEIVCEGVELKNLKAGAKILISGDVGRHGGVVLAAREEFELGLDLKSDCKSLKEVTLKLFSAGIKPQCMRDATRGGLSAVLNEWAKFSKFDILVFEENIKVADEVMGVCELFGFEPYELANEGTFVIAVDESQAEDALVILREFDKNAMIIGEVMEAKNERVIIENAYKSRRFLEPPKGELLPRIC; from the coding sequence ATGAAAAAGATAATGCTAAGTCACGGCGGCGGCGGCGAGGAGATGAACTCGCTTATTAACGAGACGATATTTAAAATTTTTGATAATGAAATTTTAAGGCAGAGCAACGACTCAGCGATATTAAATTTAAACGGCAAGATCGCATTTAGCTCTGATAGCTTTGTGGTAACTCCCATTTTTTTTAATGGTGGCGACATCGGCAAGATCGCGGCTTGCGGCACAATAAACGACCTAGCGATGGTTGGAGCAAGCGCAAAATACCTAAGCTGCTCGCTCATCATCGAAGAAGGGCTTAGTATAGAAGAGCTTGAGCGTGTGCTTGGCTCGCTTGCAAAAACTTGTAAAGATAGCGGTGTGAGCGTAGTTTGTGGCGATACAAAGGTCGTACCAAAGGGAAAATGCGATAAAATTTTCATAAACACAGCAGGCATCGGCGAGATAGTTTGCGAAGGCGTGGAGCTTAAAAATTTAAAAGCTGGGGCTAAAATTTTAATCTCTGGAGATGTTGGCAGACACGGCGGCGTGGTACTAGCAGCAAGAGAAGAATTTGAGCTTGGACTTGATCTAAAAAGTGACTGCAAGAGCTTAAAAGAGGTTACTTTAAAGCTATTTAGCGCTGGCATAAAGCCGCAGTGCATGCGTGATGCGACAAGAGGCGGACTAAGTGCAGTACTAAACGAGTGGGCTAAATTTAGTAAATTTGACATCTTGGTTTTTGAAGAAAATATCAAGGTCGCAGACGAAGTGATGGGTGTTTGTGAGCTATTTGGATTTGAGCCTTATGAGCTCGCAAATGAGGGTACTTTTGTGATAGCAGTTGATGAGAGCCAGGCCGAGGACGCACTTGTGATTTTGCGAGAATTTGATAAAAACGCGATGATAATAGGCGAGGTAATGGAAGCTAAAAACGAGCGCGTCATCATCGAAAACGCCTATAAATCAAGAAGATTTCTCGAGCCGCCAAAGGGCGAGCTACTACCAAGGATCTGCTAA